The Azospirillum brasilense sequence CAGCGCCTCCTCCTCCATCACCTCGCTCAGGGGAAGCCCCAGCAGAGCGTCGGGCTCCACCCCCAGCCACGCCCCGATGTTGGACGAGGCGTGCTTGACGATCCAGTCGGTCGACAGCGCGATCAGGAATCCGCTCGGTTGGATGGACCCGACGAGATGGATCGGCTCCCGGTCGCAGTTGCTCAAGTCTACGCCACCGATCATTGCCGCACCGCTCCCGTCATTCGGCCACCACCGTCATTGTTCCGGCGCTCCCCAAATCTGTTCCGTGCATCCGGACAGTCCGATGATTTGCCGATCCCTTGGCTTATTCCACGCCAACACACCGAAGCGGTCTTAAAGCACGTCGTGTCCCTAAAATAATCCAGAATCGAAAGGGGACCAATGCCGTCCCTCTCGGCGAAAAGCCTTACGCCCCCCGCCGTTCCGCCGGCCGTTCCACCCGCCGGTCCACCCGCCGGTCCTCTGCGGCATTTTGGCCGAAGGGCAGCCCCGCCCCGCGAAACGGGCTTGCCTTTCGATCTGATATACTAGTATTTTATTTTGCGAAGGACAGACGCGCAGCCCGGCCGGCCCAAGCCCGCCCGTGCCGCGAGCGCATCCCCCAGGACCGCACCGACCGCCGCGCGCCGCACCGTCACGCCGGCTTTGGCGCGGCGGTCTTGCCGATGAACGCCCGCGCGCCGCGCCCGCCGTCCCCGCCCTCTTTTGCGGAGCCCGTTTCGATATGACCGCCACCACCCCGATCCGCCGCTTCCGGCAGACGAAGATCGTCGCCACGCTGGGTCCGTCCTCCTCCTCCCCGGAAATGATCCGCTCGCTGTTCGAGGCGGGTGTCGACGTCTTCCGCCTGAACTTCAGCCACGGTTCGCACGACGACCACGGCGCCCGCGTGCGCGCCATCCGCGCCCTGGAGCGCGAGCTGGAGCGGCCCATCGCCATCATGGCCGACCTCCAGGGGCCGAAGCTGCGGCTCGGCCGCTTCGCCGACGGTTCGGTGGAACTGACGGTGGGCCAGCCCTTCCGCCTCGACCTCTCCACCGAGCCGGGCGACGCGACCCGCGTCGGCATGCCCCATCCGGAAATCTTCGCCGCCCTGCGCCCCGGCACCGACCTGCTGCTCGACGACGGCAAGGTGCGGCTGCGCATCGTCGCCTGCAGCCCGGACCACGCCGACACCCTCGTCGTGGCCGGCACGAAGCTGTCCGACCGCAAGGGCGTGAACGTCCCCGACGTGCTGCTGCCGCTGTCGCCGCTGACCGCGAAGGACCGCGCCGACCTCGTCTTCGCGCTCGATCAGGAGGTCGACTGGGTGGCGCTGTCCTTCGTGCAGCGGCCCGAGGATGTGGCGGAGGCGCGCAAGCTGATCGCCGGGCGCGCCGCCCTGATGTCCAAGCTGGAGAAGCCGTTGGCCATCCAGCACCTGGAGCGCATCGTCGAGCTGTCGGACGGCGTCATGGTCGCCCGCGGCGACCTCGGCGTGGAAATGCCGCCGGAGGACGTGCCGAGCATCCAGAAGCGCATCATCCGCGAGGCGCGCAAGGCCGGCAAGCCGGTGATCGTCGCCACGCAGATGCTGGAGTCGATGATCGGGGCCCCGGCCCCGACCCGCGCCGAGGCGTCGGACGTCGCCACCGCCGTCTTCGACGGCGCCGACGCGGTGATGCTGTCGGCGGAGACCGCGTCGGGCGCCTACCCGGTGGAGGCGGTGTCGATGATGGACCGCATCGCCCGCCGGGTGGAGCACGACGACCTCTACCGCACGATGATGGACGCCCAGCACGCCGACCCGCAGGAGACGGCCGCCGACGCCATCACCGCGGCGGCGCGGCAGGTCGCCCACACCATCCACGCGGCGGCCATCGTCACCTACACCACCAGCGGCTCGACCACTCTGCGCGCCGCCCGCGAGCGGCCGGAGGTGCCGATCCTCTGCCTGACCGCGACCGTCGCCGCCTCGCGCCGTCTGGTGCTGGCCTACGGCGTGCACAGCGTGCTGACCGAGGACATCCAGAACTTCTCCGACATGGTGCACAAGGCGACCCGCATCGCCTACGCCCACGGTCTGGCGGAGGATGGGCAGCGGCTGGTCATCACCGCGGGCGTGCCCTTCGGCATGCCGGGCTCGACCAACATCCTGCGCATCGCCTGGGTGGAGCGCCCCGTCCTTCCGGCGGGTGGCTACACGCAGTACGCGCAGGAGTCCCGGTCAGATCAATTGACCCCGGTCATGGCCGACGCCGGGGCGTGACCTAGGATGGCACACAGCGCCGGTGCCGCATGAAGCGGACACCGGCGCCTATTCACGAGGTGCCTCATGCTCAGCCCGATTACCCCCCACCCCGCGCACGCCGCCGGGACGGGCGCATCGGTCCGCGGCTGGGTCCATTCGGTGGAGACGGGCGGCACGGTCGATGGGCCGGGTTTGCGCTACGTCCTGTTCCTGGCCGGATGCCCGCTGCGCTGCCAGTACTGCCACAACCCCGACACCCGCCACATGCACGACGGGTCGCCGGCCCAGTCCTCGGACGTGCTGGCCGACATCGCCACCTACGCCGATTTCCTGCACCGCGCCCATGGCGGCCTGACCATCAGCGGCGGCGAGCCGCTGGTCCAGCCGGAATTCTGCGCGGCCATCTACCGCGGCGCCAAGCAGCTCGGCCTGCACACCGCGCTGGACACCTCGGGTTTCCTCGGCAGCCATGCCGACGACCATCTGCTCGCCGACGTCGATCTGGTGCTGCTGGATATCAAGGCGTTCAAGGAATCCACCTACCGCGCGGTGACCGGCGTGCCGCTGCGCCCGACCCTGGAATTCGCCGAGCGGCTGTCCGCGCTGCGCAAGCCGATCTGGCTGCGCTACGTGCTGGTGCCCGGCCTGACCGACCATCTGGACGAGATCGAGGGGCTGGCGGAATTCGCCGCCGGCCTGGAGGTGGTGGAGCGGGTGGACGTCCTGCCCTTCCACAAGATGGGCGAGTTCAAGTGGAAGCAGCTCGGCCTGCCCTACGCGCTGGCCAACACCGAGCCTCCCCCGCCGGAGCTGACCGAGCGGGTGCGCGGCATCTTCCGGACGCAGGGCCTCAAGGCCGTGTGAGACGCCGTCCGAGACGAGGAGCACCTTTATGGACACGCATTCCCTTCCGGAGGCTCCCGCACACGCCTCCCCCGCCGCCTCCCCCGCAACCCCGCCCGCGTCCTCCCTCGACGCGCTGATGCCCGACGCCATCGCGCTCGCGGCGGAGAATCTGGGCGTCAAGAAGGCCAACTACGACGGTGCGACGCTGTTCGCCCTGGCGGTGCTGGCCGGCGCCTTCATCGCGCTGGGCGGGCTGTTCGCCACCGTCGCCATGTCGGGGGCGGAGGGCATGCTGCCCTACGGGGTGACCCGGCTGCTCGGCGGTCTGGTCTTCTCGCTCGGGCTGATCCTGGTCATCGTCGGTGGCGCGCAGCTCTTCACCGGCGACGCGCTGATGGTCATGGCCTGGGCCAGCGGACGGGTGAGGACCGGGCGGATGCTCCGGGTCTGGACCATGGTGTGGCTCGGCAACTTCGTCGGCGCCGCCGGCACGGCGTTGCTGGTCTTCCTGTCCGGGCAATACGCCTTCGGCCACGGGGCGGTGGGCGCCTCGGCGCTCTACTTCGCCACGGCCAAGGCCGGGCTGCCCGCCGGACAGGCCTTTTTCCTGGGCATCCTGTGCAACGTGCTGGTCTGCCTCGCGGTGTGGCTGGCGCTCGGCGCGCGCAGCGTGACCGACAAGATCATGGCCATCGTCTTTCCGGTCAGCGCCTTCGTCGCCGCCGGTTTCGAGCACTGCGTCGCCAACATGTATTTCGTGCCGCTGGGCCTGCTGATCGAATGGGGCGCCCCCGCCTCCTTCTGGGCCGACCTGGGCCGCGCCGCGCCGGTGATCCCGGTCGGGCAGTTCCTGCTGAACCTCGCCGCGGTGACGCTGGGCAACTGGTTCGGCGGCGCGGTGCTGGTCGGCGCCGTCTATTGGTTCATCTACCGCCGCCCGAGCCGCCGCACGGCGCATTAGACGCCGGGCCTTGCCCCCTCCCTAACCCTCCCCCGCTTCGCAGGGGAGGGGACTGCCGCCGCTTCGCGACAAACTCCCTCCCCTGCGTCAGCGGGGGAGGGCCGGGGTGGGGGCAAGGTCAACCCATTCCTTCACCCCCCGGGGCACCCATGGCCCAGCCCATCCCCAGCCATCTCCAGGCGCGCAGCGGCATCGTCTCCATGCTGCTGGCGGTGTTCCTCTACGCGGTGCTGAACGCGCTGGCGAAGCATCTCGCGGCGGACTATCCGCTGGCCGAGGTGACCTTCTTCCGCAACGCCTTCGCCCTGCTGCCCGCCACCGCCATGCTGGCCCGCGCCGGCGGCTGGCGCGGCCTGCGGACGGAGCATCTCGGCGGCCATTTCTGGCGGGCGGCGATCGGCCTGACCTCGATGGTCCTGCTGTTCCTGTCCTACCACCTGATGCCGATGGCCGACGCGGTGGCGCTGTCCTTCTCCGCCCCGCTGTTCCTGACCGCGCTGTCCGTGCCGGTGCTGGGGGAGCGGGTCGGCCCCTACCGCTGGGGGGCGGTGGCGGTGGGCTTCGCCGGGGTGCTGGTCATCGTGCAGCCGGGAAGCGGCATGCTGAACACCGGCGCGCTGGTCGGGCTGTGCGCCGCCGTCGCCTACGCCTTCGCCATGATGGCGATGCGGCAGTTGGGGCGGACGGAGGCGCCGGTCACCACCGTCTTCTACTTCACCGCTTTCTCCACGCTGCTCAGCGCCGCCGCCCTGCCCTTCGTCTGGACGATGCCAACGGCGGAGGGCTTCGTGCTGATGGCGGCGATGGGGCTGGTCGGCGGCGGCGCGCAGTATTTCGCTACCCGCGCCTACGCGATGGCCCCGGCGGCGGTCATCAGTCCCTTCAACTACGCCGGCATCCTCTGGGCCTGCCTCTTCGGCTGGCTGTTCTGGGGCGACTGGCCGGGAACCCATGTGCTGGCCGGCGCCGCCATCGTCATCGCCAGCGGTCTGCTGATCCTGATCCGCGAGACGCGCCGCCGGACCGAAACCGAGACCTGCGACACTTCGCCCGGCGTGTCCCACAGTTTGCCCCTCAGCACCGGGCGCAAACACTAATATATTAGCTTTGATGATTTTCTGCGGGACGCCGGCCCACGCCCGCGCGACCCGCCTGTCTGACGAGGTGGCTCATGCCATCGGATTCCCTCACCGCCGCCCCTCCGCGGCAGCGCCGGCTTGCCACGGTGCGGCCCGCGCCGCGCTCCGCCTCCCCCATCTACCGCGACCTGCGCAACGACATCCTGGGAATGCGCCGACGACCCGGCGAGCCCATCGCCGAGGCCCGCATCGCCCAGGCCTACGGCGTCAGCCGCACCCCCGTGCACGAAGCGGTGCTGCGGCTGGCCGACGAGGGGCTGATCGACGTCTTTCCGCAGTCGGGCACCTATGTCTCGCTGATCCC is a genomic window containing:
- the pyk gene encoding pyruvate kinase; its protein translation is MTATTPIRRFRQTKIVATLGPSSSSPEMIRSLFEAGVDVFRLNFSHGSHDDHGARVRAIRALERELERPIAIMADLQGPKLRLGRFADGSVELTVGQPFRLDLSTEPGDATRVGMPHPEIFAALRPGTDLLLDDGKVRLRIVACSPDHADTLVVAGTKLSDRKGVNVPDVLLPLSPLTAKDRADLVFALDQEVDWVALSFVQRPEDVAEARKLIAGRAALMSKLEKPLAIQHLERIVELSDGVMVARGDLGVEMPPEDVPSIQKRIIREARKAGKPVIVATQMLESMIGAPAPTRAEASDVATAVFDGADAVMLSAETASGAYPVEAVSMMDRIARRVEHDDLYRTMMDAQHADPQETAADAITAAARQVAHTIHAAAIVTYTTSGSTTLRAARERPEVPILCLTATVAASRRLVLAYGVHSVLTEDIQNFSDMVHKATRIAYAHGLAEDGQRLVITAGVPFGMPGSTNILRIAWVERPVLPAGGYTQYAQESRSDQLTPVMADAGA
- the pflA gene encoding pyruvate formate-lyase-activating protein gives rise to the protein MLSPITPHPAHAAGTGASVRGWVHSVETGGTVDGPGLRYVLFLAGCPLRCQYCHNPDTRHMHDGSPAQSSDVLADIATYADFLHRAHGGLTISGGEPLVQPEFCAAIYRGAKQLGLHTALDTSGFLGSHADDHLLADVDLVLLDIKAFKESTYRAVTGVPLRPTLEFAERLSALRKPIWLRYVLVPGLTDHLDEIEGLAEFAAGLEVVERVDVLPFHKMGEFKWKQLGLPYALANTEPPPPELTERVRGIFRTQGLKAV
- a CDS encoding DMT family transporter; the protein is MAQPIPSHLQARSGIVSMLLAVFLYAVLNALAKHLAADYPLAEVTFFRNAFALLPATAMLARAGGWRGLRTEHLGGHFWRAAIGLTSMVLLFLSYHLMPMADAVALSFSAPLFLTALSVPVLGERVGPYRWGAVAVGFAGVLVIVQPGSGMLNTGALVGLCAAVAYAFAMMAMRQLGRTEAPVTTVFYFTAFSTLLSAAALPFVWTMPTAEGFVLMAAMGLVGGGAQYFATRAYAMAPAAVISPFNYAGILWACLFGWLFWGDWPGTHVLAGAAIVIASGLLILIRETRRRTETETCDTSPGVSHSLPLSTGRKH
- a CDS encoding formate/nitrite transporter family protein: MDTHSLPEAPAHASPAASPATPPASSLDALMPDAIALAAENLGVKKANYDGATLFALAVLAGAFIALGGLFATVAMSGAEGMLPYGVTRLLGGLVFSLGLILVIVGGAQLFTGDALMVMAWASGRVRTGRMLRVWTMVWLGNFVGAAGTALLVFLSGQYAFGHGAVGASALYFATAKAGLPAGQAFFLGILCNVLVCLAVWLALGARSVTDKIMAIVFPVSAFVAAGFEHCVANMYFVPLGLLIEWGAPASFWADLGRAAPVIPVGQFLLNLAAVTLGNWFGGAVLVGAVYWFIYRRPSRRTAH